The segment ccactccgttagacgctaaggaagttcgtcgttactaatgtcaacgtcgatgcactcaattatgccagatcTGGTTACACTGCCTACAATACGTTCTTGTGTAACGAACCAATGAGATTCTTTCGTAAGTCATGTGGTTGTGTTATTATAAGTCATCTTTTTATTGAATGAACAAACAATgaattaacaattttatttgttcCATGCACAACCAATTTTATGAGATTTTTCATCGAGTGCCAAGTTTTCCATAACTTTGCTTACACTATTCTCAGTCTTTATCTTCACAGAATGTTTTTTATTATCATGTGGTATAGAATATGTTATGTTGTCTTTAGCATTTTGTATAGGTTCTGTATCATCGAAATGTGTTTCTGTATTCTTTTTATCCCTTTCATTTAACTGTATCGATACTACTGTTAAAAAATATTCCACGTAATTTTAATACGTATAATGTCTGCTATAATAGAAAACACGACcgatttataataattatttcactGGTATTTTATTAAATCACTTACAATGAAACATTTTATAGTAATCTCATATAAACATTCTAATTTTTTTTAGTCTAAATGACCATACCTTTTGAAACCCTTTGTATAGATCTGTAATTATATGAATTGTTTTCATAAAAAAACAATCTATCTGTACTCATATCAACATTAAAATtgctatttaatttaattaactaAACGTTTAATGATTCATTACAAAATCTGACGACAGCTCTTATAGCTAAAGATGAGGTAAATaagtttgttttatttatttttattatcattattcctttttttttctttttataagaTGTGTTCCCTACTGACAAGATTGTAATGGTTACTTTAGTTTTATAtcacataaaatatataatgaatTTGTATTCCAAGAATATTATATAGCTTCAACAATATAGTTTAATTCATTTTGAATGTACAAAGACCACACTATCGTACATCTATTTTACCTCACATCTGCCCAAGGAATAAAAAGTCAGTTCTGGAGACAATTCAGTTGTAAAATGCTATATTAAAATTGAACACTGACGATCTAGCAATGTAATCAGTCGTAAGAAATTTACAAATGTTATTTCAGCTTCGACATAACTAGATTTATCTTGACCAATATACAAATTCCGATATCGATTTATCTTGAAATATAACAAATacgttataaaattaaaaatgtttattaaatTCCACTGTTCGTCTTTCCAATAACGGAAAACGAGCATCATAGGCATCGCTTCTGTTTGATCTCTAATTTTAACTATAACATGATTTTTATAGAAGTTATAAATATCTCGTATCtttagaaatatatttataaattattcgaTGTAAAACAAATTACACTTATTTGATATACGCATTTTTTTGTTGACATGTACATCACGAATTATAAATACTGTCTGTCTTATCGAGAAACACAGGCTTTtaccgttttatttttttgcatTTTACTTGGATGTTGCCTGTCATTCTTCGttgttttttaaacaaaaagtaaataaaaagtatgaaaaatatttatatatttatgatGTACAGGCCAACTTACTTCcccaaataatatacaaaatacgAATCGACTCCATAACTGCTTACAAAATCATGAAATATTCAACGTTTGAAATGCTTCAAGAAGACTGGTATTTCCTTTTTTCATAAAGAAATGCAGAATAACGGTTAGTAACGAAAAGAACGTATTAAATACAAAACAGTGATTTCCTTTCACAGCAGTTTAGGCTTCACATATAATGCAAGTACAACATCTCAAGTAGCCATTTTTGGGACATCATACTTACGTAATATCGTACATAAAAATCGATTAAAATCATGTAAAATCATGTAACGATACtatgcatgtttcacattcttttataaataatattcaaagtGTTAAGTAGTATTTTATGTTGAGGCAACATCGGCACACGTTTTTTGCAGAATAGAAGAAAATGGCAGACTCATTGTACAAACCCAAAAAAATCGTCCCGTCAAAGCTCCTTTAGAAGAGccgattttgcgtttttcaattTATCCAATCGCCTTTGCAGATGAGAATTTGCTGTCTCTAACTCTTCTACGCGTCCTTGAGTCTCTctaacctgtaaaatatttcataatTTCCGTTCAGACATATTATTCGAATTGGAAAACAATAGAAGAGCGCCATTCTCACTTCTCTTTGTAGTTTTCTTTTTTCAACTTTCAATTCATCTTCTGCTTTTTCAGACGCCTCTGCTGCCGACTTGTAACGTATTACTTGACTTTCTAGCCTAGCTACTGTGGCTTGTAGTGTAGACATATCTTGCTCTGCTTTTTGTAACTTAAACTTATAATCGGCCAAAAGTTTATTTGCTTCTCGTTGTACATCTTCGGAGTCTGATAAACAACCTGTTGAAAGAAAACACAACGTCCCGAGAGCAATAAAATTTCATGTACAGAAAAAAGGGCACGCGTATGGCATAAATATTAACCTAATACTGAACCGGGTGATCTCTCAGATCTAATACGATTTCTGGTCTCTTCTAGTTCCAATCTTAAATGTCGTATTTCATCTTGCAATTCTTTCTTTTCAGAAGCAAATTTTCTCAGCCGAACATCTGCAATATACATTCTGAGATAACATCctcttatttatatattttatacatatatatttagaAAAATTAGTGAGATTTGTTTGATTGCACATCATGAATATGTACCTAACGATCCCTTTCCAGCATTTTGCAATAATTCTGCTGCTTCTGTACTGACTAGTACTCGTCGTCTTGGACGTGGACCATTTTCGATATCATTATCTTCATTCTCGCTTTCCTCATCACCAATAATAACTAAACCATTTTCCTgaagcaatttttttttttttttaatataaagatATTAAAAACGCGATGTTCAAaatgtttatatattttatgttgGCTACTGCGAAAATACATTAATTTCTTAAcgatacatacttgtataagcgTATCTCTTTCTACTAGTTGTGCATGGCATATATCTAATTCATCCTTCAATCTCTGACTGATTCTTTTTAATTGTTCAGATTCCCGATTCTTCTCCCGAAGTTCTCTACGAAGTTGCGCAACTGTTTCTTCCAATTCTTCCAACTTATCTTTCAATAAATCAACTTGGTAAGCATAAGAAGACTTTTCATTGTCTAACTGAGCATTAGCTATCATTGCTTTTCTAAATTTCTCCTCAAACTCCTTCAACTCTAACTGTAAAGAAAGTAGAAACTTTAATAAGAAATATTGTATTTCTTAATTATAAAacagaatattaaaaattgtacccTGAGATCTCTGCTTAAACCAGCATCTTCTAATGAATCTTCAGAAGATCTACGACTGGATTGAAAATTGTTAGAGTTTGTAAGAAGACGTGATGTCCTTACAGAATCGGGAGTTACTCTCATTGTTCTATTAACATCGGCTAaaacataaaaaagaaaaaaaataaatatgtcaTACTTTTCCTAAAGAATGTTCTATATCTTTCATAGAGTGGACTATTAATTTGACAATTGCACATAAACATGTTTTTATCATGACATTTCTTGTATCTAAAACAAATACCTGTACACATATCGTAAACTCTGTCTGCATTCTCCTCTGCCTCCTTCTGTTGTCTTTCTAATTCGCGCATCCGTATCTCTC is part of the Colletes latitarsis isolate SP2378_abdomen chromosome 10, iyColLati1, whole genome shotgun sequence genome and harbors:
- the LOC143346641 gene encoding leucine-rich repeat flightless-interacting protein 2 isoform X2, whose protein sequence is MRELERQQKEAEENADRVYDMCTADVNRTMRVTPDSVRTSRLLTNSNNFQSSRRSSEDSLEDAGLSRDLRLELKEFEEKFRKAMIANAQLDNEKSSYAYQVDLLKDKLEELEETVAQLRRELREKNRESEQLKRISQRLKDELDICHAQLVERDTLIQENGLVIIGDEESENEDNDIENGPRPRRRVLVSTEAAELLQNAGKGSLDVRLRKFASEKKELQDEIRHLRLELEETRNRIRSERSPGSVLGCLSDSEDVQREANKLLADYKFKLQKAEQDMSTLQATVARLESQVIRYKSAAEASEKAEDELKVEKRKLQREVRETQGRVEELETANSHLQRRLDKLKNAKSALLKEL
- the LOC143346641 gene encoding leucine-rich repeat flightless-interacting protein 2 isoform X1, encoding MESAIAGRRRTATRHSAEDQALDQIAKEAEARLAARRQARAEAREIRMRELERQQKEAEENADRVYDMCTADVNRTMRVTPDSVRTSRLLTNSNNFQSSRRSSEDSLEDAGLSRDLRLELKEFEEKFRKAMIANAQLDNEKSSYAYQVDLLKDKLEELEETVAQLRRELREKNRESEQLKRISQRLKDELDICHAQLVERDTLIQENGLVIIGDEESENEDNDIENGPRPRRRVLVSTEAAELLQNAGKGSLDVRLRKFASEKKELQDEIRHLRLELEETRNRIRSERSPGSVLGCLSDSEDVQREANKLLADYKFKLQKAEQDMSTLQATVARLESQVIRYKSAAEASEKAEDELKVEKRKLQREVRETQGRVEELETANSHLQRRLDKLKNAKSALLKEL